The DNA sequence CGGGTGGGCGTGGATATCGACCCCTACAGCTTCGTGTAGCGGCCCGCCGCGCGATCAGCCCTTGCGCTCCCGCGCCAGCAGTTCGCGCTTGATCTCCAGCCCCCAGGCATAGCCGCCCAGCGAGCCGTCGGAACGGATCACCCGGTGGCAGGGGATCAGCACGGAGACATGGTTGGCTCCATTGGCGCTGCCCGCCGCCCGCACCGCACCGGGATTGCCCGCGGCGGCCGCGATTTCGGCATAGCTGCGCGTCTCCCCCGGTGGGATACGCCGCAATTCGCGCCATACCTTCTCCTGGAAGGCTGTGCCCTGCACGTCGAGCGGAATGTCGGCGCCAAGGCCGGGCCGCTCCACTTCGGCAACGACGGCGGCGAGCAGCGCGGCGAAGGCCTCGCCTCCCTCAACCAGCTCCGCGGCGGGGAAGCGGGCGCGCAGTTCCGCCTCCCCTTCCCCGAAGGAAAGGCGGCAGACGCCCTTCTCCGTCGCCGCGACGAGCATCGGCCCGAGCGTCGTGTCCACCACTGCCCAGTGGATCGCCACGCCGCGTCCGCCGTTCTTCCATACCGATGGCGCCATGCCCATCCGCTCCTTATTATCTGCGTAGAACCGCGATGCCGCGCCATAGCCCGCCTCGTAAAGCGCCCCCGTCACCGAATCGCCGCCGCTGAGGGCGTCGCCCGCCCTTTCGCGGCGCAAGGCCCGGGAATATTCGGCGGGCGAGAGCCCGGTCGCGCGCTTGAAGATGCGCTGGAAGTGGCTCGGCGAGTAACCTGCTGTGGCCGCGAGATCGACCAGCGCCGGCGGGGTTGCGGCGTCCTTGATCGCCGCGATGGCCGCCAGCACAGCCTGCCCATCGCGCGCCGCGTCGTCCGGAAGGCAGCGCAGGCAGGGCCGCAGCCCGGCCTCTCGCGCGGATTCGCCATTCGCGAAGAAGCGGACATTCTCGCGCCGCGGATGGCGCGCCGCGCAGGACGGCCGGCAATAGATCCCGGTAGAGAGAACGCCGGTCACGAAGCGGCCGTCATAGGCTCGGTCCCGCCGCAGCACCGCCGCCCATGCATCTTCCGCCTCGATCTGCTGCGCGAGAATCACGGCTGGTCCCTCTCGATGCGAGCCGCGAAGCATCCATAGGCGGCATTGTGTGCATCGATATAGGCGATGCGCCCGTCCGCCTCCAGCAGCGCCCTGATCGCTTCATCGGCCTCGCCCGGCATGGCGAGCCGCGCACTCACCAGCGTGCCTTCGTGATCGAACCCCCGCAGCGAAAGAATGCGGCCTTCGAATACCGGGGGCGTGCAATCGACGAATTCGGCGCGCTCGGCGCCCTCGCGGATATAGATGGCGAAGCCGGCGCGATAGGGCGTCTCGACATCATGATGGATGTGGTGGACGAGCAGCACCCGGTCGCCCCGGCGCGCTTCACTCAGGCTGGCGCGGCAGGGGTAACCGCGATCCGCATCGGCAATCGCAAGGCGGGCGCGGCGGCGATGCAGTGCATCCTCCTCCATGGCGAAGAGTGGCATGAACGGGGCGGGGTCGAGCCCGGCAATGCGATAGGCCATTCCGATTTCCTTTCATGGATCGGATATCGCGCCTCCGGGTGACATGCTTCCCGCGTCTTGCGCTCAAAGCAATAGACAGCAAGAAGGCGCAGCCATGGCGCAGATGCCCCGACTCCTTGCTTGGCTCGTGCGGCTGCTTGTCGCCGCGGCGGTGCTTGCCCCTTTGCCGGCCCTGGCCGATCCCGGGGATATAGAAGCCGCCTCGCGCGGGGTCGTGCGCATCGTGATCGTGGAGCACGATGGCGATGACGTAACTCCCGTCTCCCACGGCACCGGCTTTGCGGTGACGCCCGAGCGGATCGTGACCAATGCCCATGTGGTGCAGGATGCGATCGACAATCCGGACCTTGCAATCGGCATCGTCCCGTCAGACGGCGAGAATGCGATGTATGGCCGGCTGGTGACCGTATCGAAGCGGACCGACCTGGCGCTGATCGCCACTACCAAGCCAATGAACCTTCCCCCCCTGACCATCTCGGGCAATCCGCCGACCGGCAGCGGCCCCGTGACGGCGGTGGGCTATCCGATGAATGTGGAC is a window from the Altererythrobacter sp. B11 genome containing:
- a CDS encoding methylated-DNA--[protein]-cysteine S-methyltransferase — translated: MLRGSHREGPAVILAQQIEAEDAWAAVLRRDRAYDGRFVTGVLSTGIYCRPSCAARHPRRENVRFFANGESAREAGLRPCLRCLPDDAARDGQAVLAAIAAIKDAATPPALVDLAATAGYSPSHFQRIFKRATGLSPAEYSRALRRERAGDALSGGDSVTGALYEAGYGAASRFYADNKERMGMAPSVWKNGGRGVAIHWAVVDTTLGPMLVAATEKGVCRLSFGEGEAELRARFPAAELVEGGEAFAALLAAVVAEVERPGLGADIPLDVQGTAFQEKVWRELRRIPPGETRSYAEIAAAAGNPGAVRAAGSANGANHVSVLIPCHRVIRSDGSLGGYAWGLEIKRELLARERKG
- a CDS encoding DUF1203 domain-containing protein, with the translated sequence MAYRIAGLDPAPFMPLFAMEEDALHRRRARLAIADADRGYPCRASLSEARRGDRVLLVHHIHHDVETPYRAGFAIYIREGAERAEFVDCTPPVFEGRILSLRGFDHEGTLVSARLAMPGEADEAIRALLEADGRIAYIDAHNAAYGCFAARIERDQP